One Spiroplasma endosymbiont of Nebria brevicollis DNA window includes the following coding sequences:
- a CDS encoding DUF3800 domain-containing protein yields the protein MNNNTKNEYWIFIDDSGNIELTDKSNYFIYSALLFSDKKDIKEFRINFEKTLISLFGNNNEVKGADRIPKDKRNKIHNCIINSNCKLFLVVINKNNSYTLEILETQYKNLLELSDKSKKSIRTLKKYKKKWIWKTQNLFYWSINRTYKTKRVIL from the coding sequence ATGAATAATAATACAAAAAATGAATATTGAATATTTATTGATGATAGTGGTAATATTGAATTAACAGATAAAAGTAATTACTTTATCTATTCAGCACTTCTTTTTAGTGATAAAAAAGACATTAAGGAATTTAGAATTAATTTCGAAAAAACACTAATTTCATTATTTGGTAACAATAATGAAGTAAAAGGCGCAGATAGAATACCAAAAGATAAAAGAAATAAAATTCATAACTGTATAATAAACAGTAATTGTAAATTATTTTTAGTAGTTATTAATAAAAATAATTCATATACATTAGAAATACTAGAAACACAATATAAAAATTTATTAGAACTTAGCGATAAAAGTAAAAAATCAATAAGAACACTGAAAAAATATAAAAAAAAATGAATATGGAAGACACAAAACTTATTTTATTGGTCAATTAATCGCACTTATAAAACTAAAAGAGTTATATTATAG
- a CDS encoding recombinase RecT: protein MANLTLPKNIDKSKIQQFTNYYELTKLNDKKLSTLNPQSVINTLATIFELDLSNNPIKKEIALIPYNNELQVQIQEDGFLTLLQRSNCVIDFQREIITDKHIFNKETQRWELDPSKIFENKIIIGYYGMISIKNYLGKIITFIKGMTKQECEEHKKKYSKANGNSPWTTSFNAMALKTVIKAIIRDINKDPSIKLENQNIVDRAMQIDQAIVLDNENIMYVDNPNNDNKEIKLKSIEEPKEEININYEQIQTNIDNLDKVVFSNE, encoded by the coding sequence ATGGCAAATTTAACTTTACCTAAAAATATAGATAAATCAAAAATACAACAATTTACTAACTATTATGAATTAACAAAATTAAATGATAAAAAATTATCAACATTAAATCCACAATCAGTTATTAATACTTTAGCAACTATATTTGAATTAGATTTAAGTAATAATCCAATTAAAAAAGAAATAGCATTAATACCTTATAATAATGAATTACAAGTACAAATACAAGAAGATGGTTTTTTAACTTTATTACAACGTTCAAATTGTGTAATTGATTTTCAAAGAGAAATTATTACTGATAAACATATTTTTAATAAAGAAACTCAACGTTGAGAATTAGACCCTAGTAAAATATTTGAAAATAAAATAATTATTGGTTATTATGGTATGATTTCTATTAAAAATTATTTAGGTAAAATAATTACTTTTATTAAAGGTATGACTAAACAAGAATGTGAAGAACATAAAAAAAAATATAGTAAAGCAAATGGTAATAGTCCATGAACTACTAGTTTTAATGCTATGGCACTTAAAACAGTTATTAAAGCAATTATTAGAGATATTAATAAAGACCCTAGTATTAAATTAGAAAATCAAAATATTGTTGATAGAGCAATGCAAATTGATCAAGCAATAGTATTAGATAATGAAAATATAATGTATGTTGATAATCCAAATAATGATAATAAAGAAATTAAATTAAAATCTATTGAAGAACCAAAAGAAGAAATAAATATTAATTATGAACAAATACAAACTAATATTGATAATTTAGATAAGGTAGTATTTAGTAATGAATAA
- a CDS encoding recombinase RecT: MANELVIKHINNGNVEKYIKNKGIINNLEIQKFKSNVLAISNQYGLDKAHPETIINSCYQAVLLNLPLEKNFGYCYVVPYWDSNTKVNNAQFQMGYKGYIQLSLRSQQYKEINVSDVRLTEMEKVDRLKGIEFNWIQNDLERLKQPIIGYVAYFKLVNGFEKTLYMSKEQIEKHFLKYSKTYAKNKEFIVSDFDSMALKTVLTQLLRKWGIMSTEMQTAYESDQAIITETEKIYIDNPNNDNKEIKLKSIEEPKEEININYEQIQTNIDNLDKVVFSNE, from the coding sequence ATGGCAAATGAGTTAGTAATTAAACATATTAATAATGGTAATGTAGAAAAATATATTAAAAATAAAGGAATTATTAATAATTTAGAAATACAAAAATTTAAAAGTAATGTATTAGCAATTTCAAATCAATATGGTTTAGATAAAGCACATCCAGAAACTATTATTAATAGTTGTTATCAAGCAGTATTATTAAATTTACCATTAGAAAAAAACTTTGGTTATTGTTATGTTGTACCTTATTGAGATAGTAATACTAAAGTAAATAATGCTCAATTTCAAATGGGATATAAAGGTTATATTCAATTATCATTACGTAGTCAACAATATAAAGAAATTAATGTAAGTGATGTTAGATTAACAGAAATGGAAAAAGTAGATAGACTTAAAGGTATTGAATTTAATTGAATACAAAATGATTTAGAAAGATTAAAACAACCTATTATTGGTTATGTAGCATATTTTAAATTAGTAAATGGTTTTGAAAAAACTTTATATATGTCAAAAGAACAAATAGAAAAACATTTTTTAAAATATTCAAAAACTTATGCAAAAAATAAAGAATTTATTGTTAGTGATTTTGATAGTATGGCATTAAAAACTGTACTTACTCAATTATTAAGAAAATGAGGAATTATGAGTACTGAAATGCAAACAGCGTATGAAAGTGACCAAGCAATTATTACTGAAACTGAAAAAATATATATTGATAATCCAAATAATGATAATAAAGAAATTAAATTAAAATCTATTGAAGAACCAAAAGAAGAAATAAATATTAATTATGAACAAATACAAACTAATATTGATAATTTAGATAAGGTAGTATTTAGTAATGAATAA
- a CDS encoding Mbov_0401 family ICE element transposase-like protein, translating into MTLINNEYDYDSLDIKYTNLKIKEYEQDLLNYDYNYFKTYDKNKYKLIQRRVKLIINPFGKSYLPLRIYKNLETNENICPVKNFIKILKYKNCTNRLLNFILKQIHKGKRQCDIKDMLPDCPISNQTISNIIKNSKFTIQPLKEKIKVLDNQKLHIDIDDCYEFLRNDYGIIEKHCIRIFNFYTHKINIGKNRNQLLNKTTAFLLYKTGNSNNITQDKVYNFVFETINNNYDIKINSLKDLESQNLNLIIAGDGALSIRAMAKLLGGYYILDKFHAFSYLWKSFVGKRGKKKESTDWTKYIDSSASFKNGNYNQFINILENNVDEKTFNYFKNNTQGIINQGADWNIGCYAESTVFHLVKSLKGNGAKSYNSKTFINMLNARVAYFNKQNISF; encoded by the coding sequence ATGACTTTAATTAATAATGAATATGATTATGATAGTTTAGATATTAAATATACAAATTTAAAAATAAAAGAATATGAACAAGATTTATTAAATTATGATTATAATTATTTTAAAACTTATGATAAAAATAAATATAAATTAATACAAAGAAGAGTAAAATTAATTATTAATCCTTTTGGAAAATCTTATCTTCCATTAAGAATATATAAAAATTTAGAAACTAATGAAAATATATGTCCAGTAAAAAATTTTATTAAAATTCTAAAATATAAAAATTGTACTAATCGTTTATTAAATTTTATATTAAAACAAATACATAAAGGTAAAAGACAATGTGATATTAAAGATATGTTACCCGATTGTCCTATTTCAAATCAAACTATTAGTAATATAATAAAAAATAGTAAATTTACTATTCAACCTTTAAAAGAAAAAATTAAAGTATTAGATAATCAAAAACTTCATATTGATATTGATGATTGTTATGAATTTTTAAGAAATGATTATGGAATAATAGAAAAACATTGTATTAGAATTTTTAATTTTTATACTCATAAAATTAATATTGGTAAAAATAGAAATCAATTATTAAATAAAACTACTGCTTTTTTATTATATAAAACTGGTAATAGTAATAATATAACACAAGATAAAGTATATAATTTTGTTTTTGAAACTATTAATAATAATTATGATATTAAAATAAATAGTTTAAAAGATTTAGAATCTCAAAATCTTAATTTAATAATTGCAGGTGATGGTGCATTATCAATAAGAGCAATGGCTAAATTATTAGGTGGTTATTATATATTAGATAAATTTCATGCTTTTAGTTATCTTTGAAAATCATTTGTTGGTAAAAGGGGAAAGAAAAAAGAATCTACTGATTGAACTAAGTATATAGATTCATCTGCTTCTTTTAAAAACGGTAATTATAATCAATTTATTAATATTTTAGAAAATAATGTTGATGAAAAAACATTTAATTATTTTAAAAATAATACTCAAGGTATTATTAATCAAGGAGCAGATTGAAATATTGGTTGTTATGCTGAAAGTACTGTTTTTCATTTAGTAAAGTCATTAAAAGGAAATGGTGCAAAATCATATAATTCTAAAACATTTATTAATATGTTAAATGCAAGAGTAGCATATTTTAATAAACAAAATATTAGTTTTTAG
- a CDS encoding DUF3800 domain-containing protein, whose protein sequence is MWFTDNYETMESYLKYGQKYLRLFECEFSFKMEDSKKDYCLQGADFLAYSVGRAYNENDEKFFKYINDKKL, encoded by the coding sequence TTATGATTTACCGATAATTATGAAACTATGGAATCATATTTAAAATATGGACAGAAATATTTACGTTTATTTGAGTGTGAATTTAGTTTTAAAATGGAAGATTCAAAAAAAGATTATTGTTTACAAGGAGCAGATTTTCTAGCTTATTCTGTAGGGAGAGCATATAATGAAAACGATGAAAAGTTTTTTAAATATATAAATGATAAAAAACTATAA
- a CDS encoding PD-(D/E)XK nuclease family protein, whose translation MQLKNNLIFKKDTHQYFLNKQEKISVSKIIQYYLYEDKNPYENIPFDRLENARLRGETVHKVAELYFKNININNIKDKLLNNIQHLFNKNYLQYCENLLNNLQEFKVNTKYICEQVFTYDIIAGTPDLIYKENNLYTIIDFKTLSNMYKENKEKSILQLTAYYWILKNNGFNLSNTHYIYWIQKDNVEKILVEITDELVYEWEMAIALWKENH comes from the coding sequence ATGCAATTAAAAAATAATTTAATTTTTAAAAAAGATACACATCAATATTTTTTAAATAAACAAGAAAAAATATCAGTATCTAAAATTATTCAATATTATTTATATGAAGATAAAAATCCTTATGAAAATATACCTTTTGATAGATTAGAAAATGCTAGATTAAGAGGAGAAACTGTTCATAAAGTAGCAGAATTATATTTTAAAAATATAAATATTAATAATATAAAAGATAAATTATTAAATAATATTCAACATTTATTTAATAAAAATTATTTACAATATTGTGAAAATTTATTAAATAATTTACAAGAATTTAAAGTAAATACTAAATATATATGTGAACAAGTATTTACTTATGATATTATTGCTGGAACACCAGATTTAATTTATAAAGAAAATAATTTATATACAATAATTGATTTTAAAACATTATCAAATATGTATAAAGAAAATAAAGAAAAATCAATATTACAATTAACTGCTTATTATTGAATATTAAAAAATAATGGTTTTAATTTATCAAATACACATTATATTTATTGAATTCAAAAAGATAATGTAGAAAAAATATTAGTAGAAATAACAGATGAATTAGTATATGAATGAGAAATGGCAATTGCACTTTGAAAGGAAAATCACTAA